In Anaerolineales bacterium, a genomic segment contains:
- a CDS encoding NADP transhydrogenase subunit alpha yields MSDKFNITVIGAGHGGKAMAAHLALMEFPTLLFNRTPDHVAAIKELGGIYLESNLTGPRGFGRLQMVTSNIAEALEHASMIMVVVPSSAHADVARSCAPYLKDGQIVILHPGRTCGAIEFNKVIRNNGCTADVTIAEAETFIYASRSDGPAQARIFRIKEAVPLAALPSRRNQFVLDRVREVFPVFIDGGNVLQTGMNNMGAIFHPALTILNSGWIESTHGDFQFYIDGVTPSVARVLESLDRERVTVAASIGIRARTGMEWLKLSYDAEGEDLNEAIHNQPGYYGINAPPTLNHRYIFEDVPMSLVPIASLGQRYGVAVSGIDGIIKLASIIHRTDYWRRGRTIEKLGINNLSTDELIHYVTEGTLESGG; encoded by the coding sequence ATGTCTGATAAATTTAATATCACTGTGATTGGTGCAGGGCATGGCGGGAAAGCCATGGCGGCTCATCTGGCGCTGATGGAATTTCCAACCTTGCTATTCAATCGTACTCCCGACCACGTCGCGGCCATCAAAGAATTGGGTGGGATATACCTTGAAAGCAATCTTACCGGCCCACGCGGTTTTGGCCGCTTGCAAATGGTGACTTCGAATATTGCTGAAGCTCTTGAGCATGCCAGCATGATTATGGTAGTGGTCCCTTCTTCTGCCCATGCTGATGTTGCCCGCAGTTGTGCTCCATACCTTAAAGATGGACAGATCGTCATCCTTCATCCCGGGCGTACTTGCGGGGCCATTGAGTTCAACAAGGTGATTCGCAATAACGGATGCACAGCCGATGTCACCATCGCCGAAGCTGAAACCTTTATCTATGCCTCCCGCTCTGACGGTCCAGCCCAGGCGCGCATCTTCCGCATCAAGGAGGCTGTTCCCCTGGCAGCCTTACCTTCCCGGCGTAACCAGTTCGTCCTTGACCGTGTGCGCGAGGTATTTCCGGTGTTCATCGACGGCGGGAATGTCTTGCAAACCGGAATGAATAACATGGGCGCCATCTTCCATCCTGCCCTGACGATCTTGAACTCCGGCTGGATCGAATCAACCCACGGAGATTTTCAATTCTACATTGATGGCGTGACTCCCTCGGTAGCGCGTGTCCTCGAATCCCTTGACCGTGAGCGCGTGACGGTGGCTGCCTCGATTGGCATCCGTGCCCGCACCGGGATGGAGTGGTTGAAGCTATCCTATGACGCTGAGGGTGAGGACCTGAATGAGGCTATTCATAACCAGCCTGGCTATTATGGCATTAACGCCCCCCCAACACTGAACCACCGCTATATCTTTGAAGATGTTCCCATGAGCCTGGTACCGATTGCTTCCCTTGGGCAGCGATATGGGGTTGCAGTCAGCGGAATTGATGGCATAATTAAATTAGCCAGTATAATACATCGTACCGATTACTGGCGTCGTGGCCGTACCATTGAAAAGCTGGGAATTAACAATCTGAGCACCGATGAATTGATCCATTATGTGACGGAGGGCACCTTGGAATCAGGCGGATGA
- a CDS encoding thioesterase: MSEKAFQDYYPDNVSYCYGCGRLNERGLQIKSYWDGDESVCLYTPRDYHIAIPGYVYGGLIASLIDCHCTGTAAAASYKAEGRSMDSLPAFRFVTASLKVDYLKPTPLGVPLEIRAKVKEIKGRKVVMDAWLSANGQVCARGEVVTIQAPAALFGE; the protein is encoded by the coding sequence ATGAGTGAAAAAGCTTTCCAGGATTATTATCCTGACAATGTGAGTTACTGTTATGGTTGCGGACGGCTGAACGAACGTGGCCTGCAGATCAAGAGCTACTGGGATGGGGATGAAAGCGTGTGCCTTTACACCCCAAGAGACTATCATATCGCCATCCCTGGGTATGTTTATGGCGGTCTGATCGCGTCTTTGATCGACTGTCACTGCACAGGAACGGCCGCAGCCGCTTCTTACAAGGCGGAAGGACGCAGCATGGACAGCCTGCCAGCATTCAGATTCGTGACTGCTTCGCTAAAAGTGGATTACCTCAAACCTACCCCATTGGGGGTGCCCCTGGAAATCCGGGCAAAGGTCAAGGAGATCAAAGGTCGCAAGGTGGTGATGGATGCCTGGCTATCCGCCAATGGACAGGTTTGCGCCCGGGGAGAAGTGGTGACGATCCAAGCGCCAGCGGCGCTATTTGGAGAATGA
- a CDS encoding aminoacyl-tRNA hydrolase, producing MIAITPSIWLNEDELKFDFLRAPGPGGQNVNKVSSAVQLRLDVRGSPSIPEGVKQRLIRLAGRRITSEGILIIEANQYRSQERNREAAMERLTQLIVQASLEPRPRQKTRPSRTATLRRLETKRRRGIIKRMRQPGELDG from the coding sequence ATGATCGCGATCACACCATCCATCTGGCTGAACGAGGACGAGCTCAAGTTTGATTTCTTACGTGCCCCAGGGCCCGGTGGACAAAACGTAAATAAGGTTTCCAGTGCAGTCCAACTGCGCCTGGACGTCAGAGGCTCTCCATCCATCCCGGAGGGAGTCAAGCAACGGCTGATCCGCCTGGCTGGCAGGCGAATCACCAGCGAGGGAATATTAATTATCGAGGCAAACCAATACCGGAGCCAGGAACGCAACCGGGAGGCAGCCATGGAACGCTTGACCCAGCTGATCGTCCAAGCCAGCCTAGAGCCCAGGCCGCGTCAAAAAACCAGGCCAAGCAGAACGGCAACCTTGCGTCGCCTGGAGACCAAACGTAGACGGGGCATCATCAAGCGCATGCGTCAGCCCGGCGAACTTGATGGGTAA
- a CDS encoding methionine synthase translates to MPKTVVAAALGECVHVAGVLSFLRLAEAAGWRTVFLGPAVPIEVVLSAARREQADLVGVSYRLTPETGERLLGEFAEAADTLRTSGVRFTFGGTPPVAERAARLGFFERVFDGTQPPEEVLAYLKGQVAPQLSASDYPRTLVERIAWKAPYPLLRHHFGLPTLEASLKGVEEISAGKVLDVISLGIDQDAQENFFHPERQDPRRKGAGGVPVRTAGDYRALFTASLRGNYPLMRTYSGTDDFIRLAEMYLNTIHNAWCAIPLFWFNQMDGRGPWDLEGSIREHQQVMAWYGERGVPVELNEPHHWGMRDAPDVVFVVSAYLSAYNARAFGVTDYLAQLMFNSPPGTSDAMDLAKMLAVLELIKPLEGPEFRIWRQTRTGLLSYPVNIAAARAHLAASIYLQMALRPHIIHVVGHTEALHAAEAGDVIEACHMARRVVENALSGAPDLTADPAVQERSHQLVSEAQVTLQAIRKIAPDSVPDPFIDPSTLARSVHIGILDAPQLKNNPFALGRVETRLVNGACLAVDKHGIPLAEAGRLANFLS, encoded by the coding sequence ATGCCAAAGACTGTTGTAGCAGCTGCTTTGGGGGAATGTGTTCATGTTGCCGGGGTGTTGAGTTTTCTGCGCCTCGCTGAAGCTGCGGGGTGGCGTACGGTTTTCCTCGGTCCAGCCGTTCCCATTGAAGTCGTTTTAAGTGCAGCTCGGCGCGAGCAGGCTGACCTGGTAGGGGTGTCTTACCGCCTCACTCCCGAGACCGGTGAACGCCTGTTGGGTGAATTCGCCGAGGCAGCTGATACCCTGCGTACCTCGGGAGTGCGTTTTACCTTTGGAGGCACCCCTCCAGTGGCTGAACGAGCTGCCCGGTTGGGTTTCTTCGAGAGAGTCTTTGATGGCACCCAGCCCCCTGAAGAGGTCCTGGCCTATCTAAAAGGGCAGGTTGCACCTCAGCTTTCCGCATCCGATTATCCACGCACCCTGGTTGAGCGCATTGCGTGGAAAGCTCCCTATCCGCTGCTCAGGCATCATTTCGGTTTGCCCACCCTGGAAGCCAGCTTGAAGGGTGTTGAGGAGATTTCAGCTGGCAAAGTCCTGGATGTCATTTCGCTAGGGATCGACCAGGACGCCCAGGAAAACTTCTTCCACCCCGAGAGGCAGGATCCTCGCCGCAAAGGTGCCGGGGGTGTGCCGGTTCGCACGGCGGGCGATTACCGGGCATTATTTACTGCCAGCCTCCGGGGGAATTACCCGCTCATGCGCACCTATTCGGGCACCGATGACTTTATCCGCCTGGCTGAAATGTATCTCAATACTATCCACAATGCCTGGTGCGCAATCCCGCTCTTCTGGTTTAACCAGATGGATGGCCGCGGTCCCTGGGATCTGGAAGGCTCGATTCGTGAGCACCAGCAGGTGATGGCCTGGTATGGTGAGCGAGGTGTCCCCGTGGAGCTCAATGAGCCGCACCATTGGGGGATGCGCGATGCCCCCGATGTGGTCTTTGTGGTTTCAGCTTACCTCTCTGCCTATAACGCTCGCGCTTTCGGCGTCACCGACTATCTTGCTCAGCTGATGTTCAATAGCCCGCCCGGTACCTCCGATGCCATGGACCTGGCCAAGATGCTGGCGGTATTGGAGCTGATCAAGCCCCTTGAAGGTCCTGAGTTCCGAATTTGGCGGCAGACCCGCACAGGCTTGCTTAGCTACCCGGTTAATATTGCTGCCGCCCGTGCCCATCTGGCTGCCAGTATCTACTTGCAGATGGCTCTACGACCGCATATCATCCATGTGGTTGGCCACACAGAAGCCTTGCATGCCGCCGAGGCGGGAGATGTCATTGAAGCCTGCCACATGGCTCGCCGGGTGGTCGAGAATGCGCTGAGTGGTGCCCCAGACCTGACCGCCGATCCGGCTGTCCAGGAACGCTCCCACCAGCTTGTCTCTGAGGCTCAGGTCACCCTGCAAGCTATCCGGAAAATCGCACCAGATAGCGTGCCTGATCCATTTATCGATCCGTCCACCCTGGCGCGCTCCGTCCACATCGGCATTCTGGATGCGCCTCAGCTCAAAAATAATCCCTTTGCCCTGGGGCGGGTAGAAACACGGCTGGTCAATGGTGCCTGCCTGGCCGTTGATAAACATGGGATACCATTGGCCGAGGCGGGACGTTTGGCAAATTTCTTGTCATAG
- a CDS encoding L-glyceraldehyde 3-phosphate reductase, which produces MGYSALSSRYENMRYNRCGNSGLKLPAISLGLWHNFGGVDVLDNSRAMLHRAFDLGITHFDLANNYGPPYGSAEETFGQIFKRDFQPYRDELVISSKAGWDMWPGPYGDHGSRKYLIASLDQSLKRMGLEYVDIFYHHRPDPETPLEETMGALDYIVRSGKALYVGISMYPAELTHQAAKILCNLGTPCLIHQPNYSLFDRWVEDGLLDVLTKQGIGCIVFSPLAQGILTNRYLKGVPNDSRAGKKGTYLSRENVTADKIDKVRKLAEIARQRGQSMAQMALAWVLHKPAVTSALIGASRVAQIEDGVAALNKLEFSKEELAEIEKILKE; this is translated from the coding sequence ATGGGTTATTCTGCATTGAGCAGTAGATATGAGAATATGCGCTATAACCGCTGTGGGAACAGCGGGCTAAAGCTGCCAGCCATCTCGCTGGGGTTATGGCACAACTTCGGCGGAGTAGATGTGCTGGATAACAGCCGGGCGATGCTCCACAGAGCTTTCGACCTGGGCATCACCCATTTCGACCTGGCCAACAATTATGGGCCGCCATACGGGTCGGCAGAAGAGACGTTCGGGCAAATCTTCAAGAGAGATTTCCAACCTTACCGGGATGAGCTGGTGATTTCATCCAAGGCAGGCTGGGACATGTGGCCGGGACCTTATGGCGATCACGGCTCGCGCAAGTACCTGATAGCCAGCCTGGACCAGAGCCTGAAACGGATGGGGCTGGAGTATGTGGATATCTTTTACCACCACCGCCCCGACCCTGAGACGCCCCTGGAAGAAACGATGGGTGCGCTTGATTATATTGTACGCAGCGGCAAGGCATTGTATGTGGGGATCTCGATGTACCCGGCGGAGCTCACCCACCAGGCAGCCAAGATCCTGTGCAACCTGGGAACCCCGTGCCTGATCCACCAGCCCAATTACAGCCTATTTGATAGGTGGGTCGAAGATGGGCTGCTGGATGTGCTCACCAAACAAGGCATCGGCTGCATCGTATTTTCACCTCTCGCACAAGGTATCCTGACCAATCGATATTTAAAGGGTGTCCCGAATGATTCACGGGCGGGGAAGAAGGGAACTTACCTGAGCCGAGAAAATGTTACCGCAGACAAGATTGATAAGGTGCGCAAGCTGGCTGAGATTGCCAGGCAGCGCGGCCAGAGCATGGCCCAGATGGCACTCGCCTGGGTGCTGCATAAGCCGGCAGTCACCTCGGCGTTGATCGGGGCCAGTCGGGTGGCACAAATCGAAGACGGTGTGGCAGCGTTGAATAAGCTGGAGTTCAGCAAGGAAGAACTAGCGGAGATTGAGAAGATATTGAAGGAATAG